The window AAGAGCACCCGTGGGCGAAAGACGTCGGGCTCGTGCTGAACTTCGAAGCGCGCGGCTACAAAGGCCCGGCCTTCATGTTCGAAACGAGCGACGGCAACGGCTGGGTGATGAACGAATTCACCAAAGCGGCCGAGCATCCGGTCGCCAACTCGATGCTCTATGACATGTACAAACTGCTGCCGAACGACACCGACTTGACCGTCTTTAAAGGGGCGGGCATGAGCGGCTTGAACTTCGCGTATGCGATCGGTCTCAACGCTTACCACAACCGCATCGACACTGTGGAGACGATGGACCCGGAGAGCTTGCAGCACCACGGTTCCTATATGCTGTCGCTGACCAAGCATTTCGGCATGCTCGACAGCTTGGACGCAGCTGCCGGAGACCGCAACCAAGTCTACTTTAATCTGTTCAAACATGTGCTGGTCGATTACTCCCAAACGTGGGTGATCCCGTTGACCGCTGTGGTGACCCTGCTGTTCCTGTTCGTCTTGATCACCGGCCTGCGCAGCGGCGTGCTGCGCGCGGGCGGCCTGCTCAAAGGCTTGCTCGGCTTCCTGCTGGCGATCGTCGGCACCGGCGGCGTGGCGATGGGCGCCTGGACGCTGGTCAATGCCCTGCAGCCGGACATGAACTACAACCTGGTCAACGACCCGGACTTCTTCAACGTGTATGCCTGGGGCTTTGCCCTCTTGTCGGTCGCAGTGTTCAGCGGGCTTTACAGCTGGATTCGCCGCTGGGCGTCTGCTGCCAACCTGATGGGCGGCTCGATCCTCCTGTTCTGGCTCTTGACGCTGGCGGTGACGTTCCTGTTGCCGGGCGGCTCGTACCTGTTCACCTGGCCGCTGTTCTTCTCGCTGATCGGCTGGTACCTCTTGATCAAGTCTCCGGACGGCGAGATCAAGTCGATCAAAGACGCGGTGATTCAAACGCTGCTCGCCGTGCCGGCTGTGCTGCTGTTTGCACCGCTCGTCTACCTCGTGCTGGTGCTGGTCTCCCTGTCGCTCGCAGGCGTCGTCTTCGCCCTGCTGGCGATCATGATGGGCCTGCTGGTGCCGCATGTGCTGTCCTTCCTGTCGGGTCGCACCTGGCGCTTCCCGACGGCTGCGGTCGTCACCGCGCTGCTCATCTTCGTGATCTCCGGCTTTACGCTGGACATCTCGGCGCAGAACCCGACCTATGCGAGCGTCATCTACGGCAAAAACGACAACACCGGCAAAGCGGTCTACGCGACGGCCACACCGCTCGACGACCCGTGGCTGGAGCAATTCCTGACCGATGACCCGGAAGTCGGCCCGCTAAGTGAAGTGCTGCACCCGCTGTTCAAGCGCGACTACCGCTATGCAGAGGCGCCGGACGTGAAAGAAGAAGCGCCGAAGCTGGAAGTCTTGTCTGACACCACTTCTGGCGATGTGCGCACGCTGAAAGTGAAGATCATGTCCCAGCGCGGCGCGCACGGCATGTCGGTGACCGGCCAAACGGAAGGCCAGATCATCGGCGGCAGCGTGTGGGGCAAAACGTTCGAGTCGGATGGAACGCCGTTCATTCTGAACTACGCGTCCGCGCCGGAAAAAGGTCTTGAGCTCACCTTGCAGATCAAGCCGGCCGGCAAAGTCACCCTCGACGTGGAAGACACCACCTTCGGGTTCCCGAACGTTGCAGGCAAATCCTACAGCGACAGCCCGGATTCGATCATGGCGATGAAACGCGTCATCATCAACAAAAAACACGAACTGTAAAGCCCGATCCCCCTTGTGCGAACGAGGGGGATTTTTTGTAATTGATTTGTAAAGGAGGGAAAGAGAGGGATTTGACATAACTTGTAGAAAAACAAAATTAGATAGAAAATTCCGTCATATAAACATGGAAAGTAGTGGAGGTGGGCAGTCATGAAAAACGTCACCTTGGAGCGCTATCTGACCGCCGTCAGCAAGCAGTTGGCGGCAGATCATCCGCTCAAGCAGCAGGTCACGCCGTACACGTTTTTGCGGGAGGTCGATCCCGATCCGATCCGGCGGGCGCAACTGTTCCGGCAGGCCGGTGCGGAGTTTGGCTGGACGAACACCGAGCAGAGCCTGCTCGATGTGCTGCAGGGGATCCCGCACGGCAATCTCAGCGACCTGTATCTGGCTGTGAACATCCAGATGGCGGCCCGGCAGGAAAAGAAGCGGGGCAGGCTCTGGTGGGGCGGTTCGCTGGCGCTGGCGGGGCTGGCGGCGTATCTGTTTGTGGAGACTTATTATTTCGGTTCGATGATGCTGTGTTATGTGTATTTGGGAGTTCAAGATTATCTGCGGGGCGGTCAATCCTGACCGCCTTTTTGTATGCGCATGCATTTTCTGTGCAAATGATGTACGATGAAGAGTAGGACATCGGATAAAGGAGGTGTGAAGGCCTCTGGAACTCGGGGAAGTGAAAGCAAAGCAATTCCGCGCCCAAGTGGTGAGATGGAAAGAAGAAGCAGGAACACCGGCCCCAGAAGTAGAGTTCTTTCACAATTGGCCGAAGCACGAGCACTTGGACACGGCGCAGTTGCGCTGGTTTTTGTACTGGCGCGGGCTTTGGGAACACGGAGTTGTGAAGAAGACGAGCCTGTCCTATATGAATCTGCACATTTACGAACTGCTAAGTCTTGAATATATCAACGATCCGGCGAGGGCGGTGGAGCGCCTGACCGAATTTTACGCGGAGTTTCACAGCATCCAGCCCAAGCTGGATGTGACCTTGGTGCGCTGGATCGGCGACCTGTATTTAAAGCTGGGCGATCTGAACAATGCGCTGTACTGGTATACGAAAGGGCCGAATGGCGATCTGTATGAAAAGCTGTCCTGGTACCGCTATGGCGAAATGGACATCCCGATGGCCTTGCTGTTGAAAGTGGCCGGGATGACCAAAACCGGATTTTACCGCGAGCGGATGCCGGGGATCGAAGCTGAGATCGAAGGCATGATGCAGGCGGCGTTCCGGGCGTACCAGCAGATCGAAGGGATGCACCCGCTGGACAAATACGCGCGCTGGACGGATGAGCCGGTGATCTACCTGTTCTCGAACACGCCGATCCACGAGAAATGTTACCTCGATGGATTCCGCCGCTACGAGTATGCGGGCACGTTTGTGCATTGGGTGAAAAACGGTCTGCGCTGCGCCGAGAACCTGATCCGCCGCACGGCCGGCAAACCGCTGCTCAAATACGATGAAAGCGTCGCCGTCTATTTTGCCGAGCTGGAGCCGAACTACCCGCCGAAGCCGAAGCCGCAGCCGAAAGCACGAGACAAAGCGGCCGATCTTCCGGCGCCGTTGATGGCGCACGACCTGCCCGAGCAGCCGATCGAGCTCGACTTTTCCCGCGTGCAGGCGCTGGCACAGGAGACCGACTGGCTGGTTGACATGATGCAGGAGGAAGGGGCCAATGAGGAGTTGCTCCTCGCTCCGCCCAAGGTGGAGCAAAAGGCTGACGGCGAACTGCTCGCCTCTTTGTTCACGCTTCCGGAAGCGGGCGAACTGGACGACTTGTTCGCAGCGCTGGCCCAAGGCGAGCAGGACTTCCTGCGCCATCTGACCTGCAGCGGTGAGACCTCGCGGCGGATGCTGTCCGACTGGCTGAAGAGCAGAAGGATGTTCCTCGACGCGGCGGTGATGAGCATCAACGAGCAGGCGATCGACGCCGGGCTGGAGCCGATCCTTTTCGATGACGGAGAGACGGTCACGCTGGAGGCGGAGCATGAAGACGCGATGAGGAGGATTTGCAATCATGAGTGAAGCGCTGCACAACAAACTGACCCGGCGCCAGGCCAACGCCATCATCCAATCGATGGGCGGCGGTGTCGTTCCGCAGGAAGGCATTGAGCACGTCGTGGTCGGCCGCGTCAAGGAGATCCGCCAACTGGTCGAAGATCTGCATGGCGCGGCGGACGGACTGTCCGGCATGAAGTTTCTGATCGGCGACTACGGCACAGGTAAAAGCTTCATGGCCACCTTGACCCGTTTTATCGCCTATCGCGAGAACTTCGTGGTCGCTTACACCGACCTGACCGCCAACCGCCGCCTCTACGCCCACGACGGCAAAGGCGTCGCGACCTACTCCGACCTGATGCAAAACCTCTCCACCAAGTCGAAGCCGAACGGCAACGCCTTGCGCTCCCTGATCGAGCGCTGGCTGTCCGACCTGCAGCAAAAAGTCGCCGTCGAACACGACTTCGACAGCATTCCTGACGCCTCCGACACCCGCTTCACCCGCCTGGTCAGCCAGGAGGTGCAAGGCGTCGTCCGCGAGGTGCAGGAGCTGTCGGGCGGATTTGACTTCGCCACCGTGCTGACCAAGTACTACCAAGCCTACCTCAGCGGCGACGAGACGATCCAAGAGCACTGCATCAAATGGCTGCGCGGCGAGTACCGCACCAAGACGGAAGCGAAAAAAGACCTTGGTGTGCGCGATGTGATCAACGATGACAACTGGTTTGACTATCTGAAAGTGATGACTCAGTTCATCGCGTCGATCGGCTACGGCGGCCTGCTCGTCCTGTTCGACGAAGCGGTCAACCTCTACAAGATCGACCACGCCGGCGCCCGCGCCAAAAACTACGAGCGCATCCTCGAGTTCTACAACGAATGCACCCAAGGCCGCGCCGCACACCTGATGGTGCTGTTCATGGGTACGACCGATTTTCTGGAAGACGAGCGCCGCGGACTCTTTTCCTATAAAGCGTTAAAATCGCGGCTCTTGCCCAACCAATACGAAACGCATGAATTCCGCGACCTGCGCCAGCCGGTGATCAAACTGGCGCCGTTGTCTGCCGAAGAGCTGTTCGTGCTGCTCCGGAAGATCCGCGACATCTATGCAGCGTTGTACCAAGTGGAGAACATCACCGCCCTGGTCAGCGACGACAACATGCTGGAGATCGTACAAAAAGCGCTCTCCCGCCCGGGCGGTGTCCAGTTCATCACGCCGCGCGAACTGATCCGCGAGTTCATCGGGATCTTAAACGTGCTGCATCAGAATCCGGAGATGAGCAAAGCGGACATCTTCCTGGAACGCCTCGAACTGGCCGGACAGGAATCGCGCCGCTTTGTGGGACGAACGTTGGATTAAGTGGAAGAAAAGTCAAGCATAATGAATAAAAATCAATAGGCATGCGTTGCCACCCGTTTTCCAAACCGTGCAAATCCGAATCGCTCCAGATATAATGTTGCAGGAACTTGAAGGGGAGGGACAGTTTGGATGACAGAACCGAGATACAAACGAGTGCTGATCAAATTGAGCGGAGCTGCGGTGGCAGGCCAGGAGGAATTTGGCTTTGACCCGGATTCGCTGGAGCATATTGCCCGTGAGGTGCTTTCGGTCATCGACCTTGGCGTCGAAGTGGCGATCGTCATCGGCGGCGGCAACATCTTCCGCGGCAATGTGGCCGAGACGTGGGGCATCGACCGGGCGGAGGCGGACAACATCGGCGTCCTCGGCACGGTGATCAACTCGCTGATGCTGCGCGGCGTGCTGAAAGCGCGTTCCGACCGCGAAGTGCGCGTCATGACGGCGCACCAGATGAACTTCATCGCCGAACCGTTCATCCGCCTGCGCGCGACTCATCACTTGGACAAAGGCTACATCGTCATCCTCGCCGGCGGCACGGGCCAGCCCTACGTCACCACCGATTATCCGGCGGTGCAGCGCGCGCTGGAACTGCAATGTGACGCGATCCTCGTTGCCAAAAACGGCGTGAACGGCATCTTCTCGGCCGATCCGAAACAAGATCCGGACGCGAAACGCTACCACTCGATTTCCTATGATGATGTGGTGCGTGAGAACCTGAAAGTGATGGACCAGTCGGCGATGATCCTCGCCCGCGACTTCGGCATCCCGCTGCACATCTTCGATTTTGACCAGCAGGATTCGATGCGCAGCATCTGCCTCGGCGAAAACATCGGCACGTACCTCTCTCCCACGACCACCAGAAGTCTGGAGTAGTCCCTTTGCAAAAAGGGGCTTTTTTTTCTGCTTTACCTTGACGTAACGTCAACGTTTAAGATGAGGACAGGAGGTGGCGAAGATGCGCAGAGTGCATATCAAAGAGATCGCAGACAAGCTGCAGGTAAGTGCCCGCGCCATCCGCTGGTACGAGCAGAAGGGGCTGATCGCGCCTGACAAAAACGAGGAGAACGGGTACCGCACGTTTACCGAAAACGAGGCGTGGCGGCTGCAGACGATCATCTCGCTGCGCGAAGTCGGCATGGGCATCCCGGAGATCAAAAAGGTGCTCGACGAGCTGGACGCGGGCGACGAGCAGGACGTGCTGTATTACCTCGAACTGCAGCGCGCCGTGATGTTTTCGCAATGGATTGAACTGAAAGGGATGATCGAAACGTTGGATCGCATGATCGGAAACGCCAAGCAGCAACAAGAGCTGGTCTGGGAGGACATTCACCAGCTCGTCGACAGCGCGAAAGGCTACCGCGACCTGCGCAAGACGTGGACCGACCGCTGGGGATTCGACCGCCAGGCGGCGCAGTATGACGAAGCGGTGCTGCGCGAGCCGGAGTTCAATCCGCATCAGAACTACAACGAAGCGTTGGACATGACCTGCCAGCTGGTCAACCCGCGCCTTGGCGAGCGGGGGTTGGAGATCGGCATCGGGACGGGCAATCTGGCCGGGCGCTTTTTGGCAAAAGGCATTGAAATCGCAGGCACCGACCAGTCGCGGGAGATGCTACGCCAGTGCCAGGCGAAATATCCGCAGATCGAAACGAAGCTCGGCAACTTCCTCGCCGTACCGTATCTGGACGACCAGTTTGATTTTGTCGTCACATCGTACGCCCTGCACCACCTGACCGACGAGCAGAAGCTGCTCGCGCTGGAGGAGATGCGCCGCGTCCTCAAGCCGCACGGGCGGATCTGCATCACCGATCTGATGTTTGAAAGTGCGGCGAAGCGTGCGGCGGTGCGCGAAGAGTTCCAGAGCGCAGGTCGGGCGGACCTGTGGGCGCAGATCGAGGACGAGTATTACGCCGACCGCTCCCTGCTCTTGAAGTGGTTCGAAGCCAACGGCTATGTGGCACAGGCCAAGCAGGTCAACGACTTCCTGCACATCCTGTTCGCGGTGCCGATTCGCTAAAAATAGGGCTTGCGCTTGACGCAGCGTCAACCTTTACGATGGGCTCGTCACAACATTTCCGAAAGGGGTATGCGAAGATGAGCCTTTTGATTGCCAATGCGATGATTTTGACGATGACAGGGGAGACGGTGACGCCGATCCAGGGAGATCTGCTGATCGAAGGAGATCTGATTACAGCGGTCGGCGAGGTGTCGGCGGAGCAGCAGGCACAGGCGGAAGAGGTGATCGACGCGCAGGGCATGGTGGCACTGCCCGGACTGGTCAACTGCCACAACCATGCGGCGATGAGCATCCTGCGCGGCTTCTCGGAAGATCTGCGCCTGATGGAGTGGCTGTCACAAAAAATGTGGCCGGCCGAAGCGCGGATGACGCAGGAGGATGTGTACCTCGGGACGCTGCTCGCCGCGGTCGAGATGATCAAGTCCGGCACGAGCACGTTTGCCGACATGTACGTCTTCACCGACAGCGTGGCGCAAGCGGTGATCGACTCCGGGATGCGTGCGGCGCTGACCCGGGGGATGCTCGACGCGCCGGAAGGGCGGGAAACGCGGTTCGCCGAGGCGCGTGCGCTTTTTGAAACATGGAACGGAGCCGGAGACGGACGCCTCACCGTCATGGCCGGTCCGCATGGTCCGCACACCTGCCCGCCCGCTTTTTTGCAAGAGGTCTGCAAGCTGGCCGACGAGTTCAATGCGCCGCTGCACATCCATCTGGCCGAGACGACCGAGGAAGTGGAGATCATTCGCAAGGCGTACGGCTTGACGCCGACCGAATACTTGAAAGAGGTCGGGCTGTTCGACCATCATGTGGTGTTGGCGCACAGCGTGCATCTGACGGCGGGGGACATCGAGATCTTGCGGGAGAGCAAGCTGCGGGGCGGGATCGCGCACAACCCGGTCTCCAACCTCAAGCTCGGCTGCGGCATCGCGCCGGTCACCGAATACCTGCGGGCGGGGCTGACGGTGGGCTTGGGCACCGACGGGCCAGGTTCGGCGACGACGCTCGACATGTTCGAAGAGATCAAAGCGGCAGCCTGGCTGCAAAAAGTGCAGACGTTCGACCCGACCGCGCTGACCGCCGCCCAAGTCCTGCAGATGGCCACCCGCGAAGGCGCCAAAGTCCTCGCCCTCGACAGCGCGATCGGCACGCTGGAAGCGGGCAAGAAGGCGGACGTGATCCTCGTCGACACGAACGCCGCCCACCTCCGCCCGCACCATGACCTCACCGCCCTGCTCGCCTACAGCGCCAATGGGGCCGACGTCCACACCACCATCGTCGGCGGCGAAGTGCTGATGCGCGGCCGCAAGCTCACCAAACTGGACGAGCAAGGACTGATCGGCGAAATCGAACAGCGCGCGAAATTCATCACAGCAGGGATTTAAGCTGCCAAGCAGAAGGATAGACTGGTAGAAAACGATCGGACGTTGAGGGAGGATACCGGTTTGACCTTCGAGTTGTTAAGCCCGACCATACAAAAGAAAATCTGGAACCTGGAGTGGCGGCAGTTCACTCCGATCCAGCAAGCGGCCGTGCCGGTGCTGCTCAAGAAACGGCACTGCCTGCTGATGGCAGGTACCGCCTCGGGGAAGACCGAGGCGGCTTTTTTGCCGATCTTGAGCCACTTGGAGCAGGCGGGGCAGACCGGACGAGGGCTGAACGGGCTGAAAGTCCTCTACCTGTCGCCGCTGCGCGCCTTGATCAACGACCAGTTCGAACGGATCGAACGCCTGACCGACACGCTGGACATTCCGCTCTTGAAATGGCACAGCGATGTGGCGCGCAGCAAAAAGCTGGCCTGGCTGGACAACCCGCGCGGCATCTTGCAGATCACGCCGGAGTCGCTCGAATCTCTGCTCGTCAACCAGACGGAAAAAGTGCCCCGGCTGCTCGAAAGTGTCGAGTTCATCATCCTCGACGAACTGCACGCCTTCCTCGAAAGCGACCGCGGCCTGCACGTCCAGTCACTTCTGCACCGCATGCGCCGCTACATGCAGCAGCCCCCGGTCATGGTCGGCCTCTCCGCCACGATCGGGTCACCGGAGATCGCAAAGCGTTACCTGCACGCCGACGACCCCGGGCAGGTCGAAGTGATCAACCCTGCCGACAGCAAGCGCCAGATCTTTCTGCAAGCCGACTTCTTCGGCAAAGAAAGCGCCGGGCTATCCCAAGCGCTGGTGCGCGACATCTATGACCTGACCCAAGACAAGAAAACGATCCTCTTCTGCAACTCGCGCGGCCAGGTGGAAGAGCTGACCCACAAGCTGAACGAAACGGGCAGGAAGCTTGCCGGACCGCTCTACACCAAACGCTACTACCCGCACCATTCTTCTATCGACAAAGGGGAGCGCGAATGGATCGAAGAGCAGATGCGCACGACCCGGCTGCCGCTCACCGTCGTCAGCACGAACACGCTGGAGCTCGGCATCGACATCGGCTCGCTCGACCTCGTCGTGCAGCTCGACGCCACCTCATCCGTCTCTTCGCTCAAGCAGCGCCTCGGGCGTTCCGGGCGCCGGGCGGGCGCCGACTCCTACCTGATGATGTACGCGACAGAAGAGGAGGATCTGGTCCAGGCGGTGGCGGTGACGGAGCTGTTGTTCGACAAATGGATCGAGCCGCCCGAGCCGCGCCGCGACGTGTATGACCTGCTGTTTCACCAGCTGCTCGCGCTCTGCACGGAGCGCAAAGGCGTTTACCGGGAAGACCTGCTCGAGGAGATCGCCGACAACCCGACGTTCTCCGATCTGCCTGCCGCACGCGTCCGCGAGCTGTTGGAGTGGATGCTAAGCGCTGACTGGCTGGAGGTTGTCGAAGGCCGCTGCATCCCCGGCATCCAAGGGGAGCGGCTGGTGCGGTCGCGGGATTTTTACTCGGTCTTCCAATCGCCGGTTCTCTACAAAGTCATGCACGGCACGCGGCTGGTCGGGACGATCGAAGCGTCGCCGCTTGTCATGCCGGGCGAAACGGTGCTGCTCGGCGGTGCGACCTGGGAGATTCTCGAGATCGACGACCGTCGCAGCACCGTCTACGTCGCGCCTTCTTTTGACGGCAAGCGGCCGCTCTGGCTGTCCGGCGGGCGACAGGTGCATCCGCAGATCGCAGAGCAGATCTACGCGACCTATACGGAAAGCGCAGACTACGACTACCTGCATCCCCGCGCCTGGCACCGCCTGCAGGAAGCGCGAATGACGGCGAAGCAGCTGGGCTTCGAACCGGGTGTGCGCGTGCTGCGCGAAGGGGCGCGCGCTTTGACCCTGTACGATTATGCCGGAACGCGCCGCCAAAATGCGCTGGCGACGCTGTTGCGAGGCTGGCTGCGCGAGCTGGAGATCGGGCTGTCTGTCAAACAGTCCGCCTTTGCGGTGACGCTGGAAGGCGGGGTGATCCCGGACGGATTGGCCAAAAAGCTGGTCGTGTTCCTCGTCGATGTCTTGACCCGCAACGCGGAACTCAAATACCTGATGATGGGCCGCAGCGCCGAAGCGGAAGGCGGGGCGCCGACGAAGTTTGCCGAATACCTGCCCCTGAACTTCCAGCGCTGGATCGAAGACGAGATCGAGCGCGATGTGGAAGGGCTGCGGGAGTGGGTGCAGGAGCAAAAGTGGAAATGGGTGCAGGAAAGAAAATGAGGGACCACCTTGCAACGCGGCCGTTTCTGGTCAATAATGAGTAAGAACAAGTCCATGCTGCACTTGCAGGAATACATAATTACACTGTCGAATAGGTTAGCGTCACAGGAGTAAAGCGTCACTGCTGTACAGTCTGTGCGCCTCAAATATACGGGGGGTTTGGAGGGGATAGCCCAATGCAACTGGATAAACTGCGCGACAGAACGGTCGATCAGCTCTTCGAAGCGATCCTCCAACTGCGTACGCTCGAAGAAGCCTATCAGTTTTTTGATGATCTATGCACCGTCAACGAAGTGCAATCGCTGGCCCAGCGTCTCGAAGTGGCACGCATGCTGCGCAAAGGCCAAACGTATAACCAGATCGAAGCGGAGACCGGTGCGAGCACCGCGACCATCTCCCGCGTCAAGCGCTGCCTGAACTACGGCACCGACGGTTACAAGGTTGTGCTCGATCGCTTAGCAGAGAAATAGCGCACAGAAACCCTTGCTTCTCCACCGGCAGGGGTTTTGTTATGACAACCGAGAGGAGGCCCGCGTCCTTGACGACCGCCCACACCTCACCTCCTTGGCGCCACTGGCGGCACGTCGTCAAACTCGACCCGGCCCGCCCGCTCTGCGACGAGGTGGTGCTCGCCATCGCCGCATCCGGCACCGACGCCGTCTTTCTCGGCGGCACACAGGACATCACCTACGAAAACACCAACACACTGCTCGGCCGCCTGCGCCGCCTGGCGCCCGACCTGCCGCTCTGGCAGGAAGTCTCGACCGGCGACGCTGTCGTCGACGGGGTGGACGGCTACTGCATCCCGGTCGTGCTGAACAGCTCCGACCCGCACTGGCTGATCGGCGCCCATGCGCAGGCCCTGGAGAAATTCGGCCCGTGGATCGACTGGAGCAAAGTGCTCGTCGAAGGCTACCTCGTGCTCAACCCGGAGGCTGCCGTCGCCCGACTCACCGGTGCGAACAGCAGGCTCACTCCGCAAGCGGCCGCTTCCTACGCCGCCGCAGCTGAGGCGCTTTTTTCGCTCCCGGTGCTCTACATCGAATACAGCGGCACTTTCGGCGACCCGGCGTTGCTCGCCGAAGTCGCCCGCACGCTCCGCCGCGCCCACCTCTTTTACGGCGGCGGCATCGACTCCTACGAAAAAGCGGCCGCGATGGCGCAGCATGCCGACACCCTGATCATCGGCAACGCGCTCTATACCGATCGCTGGCAGCAG of the Tumebacillus sp. BK434 genome contains:
- a CDS encoding M20/M25/M40 family metallo-hydrolase is translated as MKNNILRSLVVLLILSLATFLGLNQVSAPDVLPADGPADQFSAERAVKHVEQIAKVPHPTGSKEAAEARDYLLGELKALGLDGQVQEADSARFTHGTVYSGHIQNVIGRLKGSADGGKAILIAAHYDSVPTAPGASDDGAAVGAMLETLRALKEGPQLKHDVIFLFTDGEEAGLLGANAFVKEHPWAKDVGLVLNFEARGYKGPAFMFETSDGNGWVMNEFTKAAEHPVANSMLYDMYKLLPNDTDLTVFKGAGMSGLNFAYAIGLNAYHNRIDTVETMDPESLQHHGSYMLSLTKHFGMLDSLDAAAGDRNQVYFNLFKHVLVDYSQTWVIPLTAVVTLLFLFVLITGLRSGVLRAGGLLKGLLGFLLAIVGTGGVAMGAWTLVNALQPDMNYNLVNDPDFFNVYAWGFALLSVAVFSGLYSWIRRWASAANLMGGSILLFWLLTLAVTFLLPGGSYLFTWPLFFSLIGWYLLIKSPDGEIKSIKDAVIQTLLAVPAVLLFAPLVYLVLVLVSLSLAGVVFALLAIMMGLLVPHVLSFLSGRTWRFPTAAVVTALLIFVISGFTLDISAQNPTYASVIYGKNDNTGKAVYATATPLDDPWLEQFLTDDPEVGPLSEVLHPLFKRDYRYAEAPDVKEEAPKLEVLSDTTSGDVRTLKVKIMSQRGAHGMSVTGQTEGQIIGGSVWGKTFESDGTPFILNYASAPEKGLELTLQIKPAGKVTLDVEDTTFGFPNVAGKSYSDSPDSIMAMKRVIINKKHEL
- a CDS encoding TerB N-terminal domain-containing protein, encoding MKAKQFRAQVVRWKEEAGTPAPEVEFFHNWPKHEHLDTAQLRWFLYWRGLWEHGVVKKTSLSYMNLHIYELLSLEYINDPARAVERLTEFYAEFHSIQPKLDVTLVRWIGDLYLKLGDLNNALYWYTKGPNGDLYEKLSWYRYGEMDIPMALLLKVAGMTKTGFYRERMPGIEAEIEGMMQAAFRAYQQIEGMHPLDKYARWTDEPVIYLFSNTPIHEKCYLDGFRRYEYAGTFVHWVKNGLRCAENLIRRTAGKPLLKYDESVAVYFAELEPNYPPKPKPQPKARDKAADLPAPLMAHDLPEQPIELDFSRVQALAQETDWLVDMMQEEGANEELLLAPPKVEQKADGELLASLFTLPEAGELDDLFAALAQGEQDFLRHLTCSGETSRRMLSDWLKSRRMFLDAAVMSINEQAIDAGLEPILFDDGETVTLEAEHEDAMRRICNHE
- a CDS encoding ATP-binding protein — encoded protein: MSEALHNKLTRRQANAIIQSMGGGVVPQEGIEHVVVGRVKEIRQLVEDLHGAADGLSGMKFLIGDYGTGKSFMATLTRFIAYRENFVVAYTDLTANRRLYAHDGKGVATYSDLMQNLSTKSKPNGNALRSLIERWLSDLQQKVAVEHDFDSIPDASDTRFTRLVSQEVQGVVREVQELSGGFDFATVLTKYYQAYLSGDETIQEHCIKWLRGEYRTKTEAKKDLGVRDVINDDNWFDYLKVMTQFIASIGYGGLLVLFDEAVNLYKIDHAGARAKNYERILEFYNECTQGRAAHLMVLFMGTTDFLEDERRGLFSYKALKSRLLPNQYETHEFRDLRQPVIKLAPLSAEELFVLLRKIRDIYAALYQVENITALVSDDNMLEIVQKALSRPGGVQFITPRELIREFIGILNVLHQNPEMSKADIFLERLELAGQESRRFVGRTLD
- the pyrH gene encoding UMP kinase, translated to MTEPRYKRVLIKLSGAAVAGQEEFGFDPDSLEHIAREVLSVIDLGVEVAIVIGGGNIFRGNVAETWGIDRAEADNIGVLGTVINSLMLRGVLKARSDREVRVMTAHQMNFIAEPFIRLRATHHLDKGYIVILAGGTGQPYVTTDYPAVQRALELQCDAILVAKNGVNGIFSADPKQDPDAKRYHSISYDDVVRENLKVMDQSAMILARDFGIPLHIFDFDQQDSMRSICLGENIGTYLSPTTTRSLE
- a CDS encoding MerR family transcriptional regulator — encoded protein: MRRVHIKEIADKLQVSARAIRWYEQKGLIAPDKNEENGYRTFTENEAWRLQTIISLREVGMGIPEIKKVLDELDAGDEQDVLYYLELQRAVMFSQWIELKGMIETLDRMIGNAKQQQELVWEDIHQLVDSAKGYRDLRKTWTDRWGFDRQAAQYDEAVLREPEFNPHQNYNEALDMTCQLVNPRLGERGLEIGIGTGNLAGRFLAKGIEIAGTDQSREMLRQCQAKYPQIETKLGNFLAVPYLDDQFDFVVTSYALHHLTDEQKLLALEEMRRVLKPHGRICITDLMFESAAKRAAVREEFQSAGRADLWAQIEDEYYADRSLLLKWFEANGYVAQAKQVNDFLHILFAVPIR
- a CDS encoding amidohydrolase is translated as MSLLIANAMILTMTGETVTPIQGDLLIEGDLITAVGEVSAEQQAQAEEVIDAQGMVALPGLVNCHNHAAMSILRGFSEDLRLMEWLSQKMWPAEARMTQEDVYLGTLLAAVEMIKSGTSTFADMYVFTDSVAQAVIDSGMRAALTRGMLDAPEGRETRFAEARALFETWNGAGDGRLTVMAGPHGPHTCPPAFLQEVCKLADEFNAPLHIHLAETTEEVEIIRKAYGLTPTEYLKEVGLFDHHVVLAHSVHLTAGDIEILRESKLRGGIAHNPVSNLKLGCGIAPVTEYLRAGLTVGLGTDGPGSATTLDMFEEIKAAAWLQKVQTFDPTALTAAQVLQMATREGAKVLALDSAIGTLEAGKKADVILVDTNAAHLRPHHDLTALLAYSANGADVHTTIVGGEVLMRGRKLTKLDEQGLIGEIEQRAKFITAGI
- a CDS encoding DEAD/DEAH box helicase, giving the protein MTFELLSPTIQKKIWNLEWRQFTPIQQAAVPVLLKKRHCLLMAGTASGKTEAAFLPILSHLEQAGQTGRGLNGLKVLYLSPLRALINDQFERIERLTDTLDIPLLKWHSDVARSKKLAWLDNPRGILQITPESLESLLVNQTEKVPRLLESVEFIILDELHAFLESDRGLHVQSLLHRMRRYMQQPPVMVGLSATIGSPEIAKRYLHADDPGQVEVINPADSKRQIFLQADFFGKESAGLSQALVRDIYDLTQDKKTILFCNSRGQVEELTHKLNETGRKLAGPLYTKRYYPHHSSIDKGEREWIEEQMRTTRLPLTVVSTNTLELGIDIGSLDLVVQLDATSSVSSLKQRLGRSGRRAGADSYLMMYATEEEDLVQAVAVTELLFDKWIEPPEPRRDVYDLLFHQLLALCTERKGVYREDLLEEIADNPTFSDLPAARVRELLEWMLSADWLEVVEGRCIPGIQGERLVRSRDFYSVFQSPVLYKVMHGTRLVGTIEASPLVMPGETVLLGGATWEILEIDDRRSTVYVAPSFDGKRPLWLSGGRQVHPQIAEQIYATYTESADYDYLHPRAWHRLQEARMTAKQLGFEPGVRVLREGARALTLYDYAGTRRQNALATLLRGWLRELEIGLSVKQSAFAVTLEGGVIPDGLAKKLVVFLVDVLTRNAELKYLMMGRSAEAEGGAPTKFAEYLPLNFQRWIEDEIERDVEGLREWVQEQKWKWVQERK
- a CDS encoding YerC/YecD family TrpR-related protein — protein: MQLDKLRDRTVDQLFEAILQLRTLEEAYQFFDDLCTVNEVQSLAQRLEVARMLRKGQTYNQIEAETGASTATISRVKRCLNYGTDGYKVVLDRLAEK